One Hordeum vulgare subsp. vulgare chromosome 4H, MorexV3_pseudomolecules_assembly, whole genome shotgun sequence DNA window includes the following coding sequences:
- the LOC123447116 gene encoding probable flavin-containing monooxygenase 1, with protein sequence MAMAQGQAARATREAVPLVSRVAIIGGGISGLAAAKQMSAYDPVVFEATPSVGGVWKHCVYRTTRLQTPRPDYEFSDYSWKNRDDPSFPTHTEIVDYLEGYADEFDLWRYISFGSKVVDIKFLGGAEAGFTELWSGTGKAPLRGKPMWEVGVVTGDSNIVQYYKFEFVVMCTGKYGDVPRMPVFPPGKGPEVFKGTVMHSLDYCKLSEEEAVELMRGKKAVVVGYKKSAIDLANECAQANQGEGGQPCTMLVRTLHWVVPSYSIWGLPFSMFYSTRLSQLFYERPNQGFFRSLLCRLMSPLRTGVSKFIESYLSWKLPLGKYGLTPDHPFVEDYASCQMAILPEGFFDMADRGLVRFKRASAGWCFSENGVVLDDGTKVEADLVFLATGFEGKDKLREVLPKPFRDLVVGKSSMMPLYRGTIHPLIPNMAFVGFVESVSNLHTSELRCRWLSGLLEGRFELPTVKAMMGHVAGEADAMRRTTRFYRRHCISTYSIHDSDGMCADLGSATLRKANWIAELFAPYNNKDYKEQ encoded by the exons ATGGCCATGGCGCAAGGACAAGCGGcacgggccacgagggaggccgtGCCCCTGGTGTCCCGTGTGGCCATCATCGGCGGCGGGATCAGCGGCCTGGCCGCGGCGAAGCAGATGTCGGCCTACGATCCCGTCGTGTTTGAGGCGACGCCGTCCGTCGGCGGGGTGTGGAAGCACTGCGTCTACCGCACCACGCGGCTGCAGACGCCCCGCCCGGACTACGAGTTCTCCGACTACTCCTGGAAGAACCGCGACGACCCGTCGTTCCCGACCCACACCGAGATCGTCGACTACCTGGAGGGCTACGCCGACGAGTTCGACCTCTGGCGCTACATCTCGTTCGGGTCCAAGGTGGTGGACATCAAGTTCCTCGGCGGCGCCGAGGCCGGGTTCACCGAGCTGTGGAGCGGCACCGGCAAGGCTCCGCTCCGGGGCAAGCCCATGTGGGAGGTCGGCGTCGTCACCGGCGACTCCAACATCGTTCAG TATTACAAGTTCGAGTTCGTGGTGATGTGCACGGGGAAGTACGGCGACGTGCCGCGGATGCCGGTGTTCCCGCCGGGGAAGGGGCCGGAGGTGTTCAAGGGGACGGTCATGCACTCGCTAGACTACTGCAAGCTGAGCGAGGAGGAGGCCGTTGAGCTCATGCGAGGCAAGAAGGCGGTGGTTGTTGGCTACAAGAAGAGCGCTATCGATCTAGCCAACGAATGTGCTCAGGCAAACCAAG GCGAGGGAGGGCAGCCGTGCACGATGCTGGTACGGACCCTGCACTGGGTGGTGCCATCGTACTCCATCTGGGGCCTGCCATTCTCCATGTTCTACTCCACACGCTTGTCTCAGCTCTTCTACGAGCGGCCCAACCAAGGCTTCTTCCGATCCCTCCTCTGCCGCCTCATGAGCCCACTG CGGACAGGGGTGTCGAAGTTCATCGAGTCGTACCTGTCGTGGAAGCTGCCACTGGGAAAGTACGGTCTGACGCCGGACCACCCCTTCGTCGAGGACTACGCCAGCTGCCAGATGGCCATCCTCCCGGAGGGCTTCTTCGACATGGCGGACCGCGGCCTCGTCCGCTTCAAGAGGGCGTCGGCCGGGTGGTGCTTCTCAGAGAACGGCGTGGTCCTCGACGACGGCACCAAGGTGGAGGCCGAcctcgtcttcctcgccaccggcTTCGAGGGCAAGGACAAGCTCCGCGAGGTCCTGCCAAAGCCCTTCCGCGACCTCGTCGTCGGCAAGTCTTCCATGATGCCGCTCTACCG TGGCACGATCCACCCGCTGATCCCGAACATGGCGTTCGTGGGGTTCGTGGAGAGCGTGTCGAACCTGCACACGTCGGAGCTGCGGTGCCGGTGGCTGTCGGGGCTGCTGGAGGGGAGGTTCGAGCTGCCGACCGTGAAGGCCATGATGGGGCACGTCGCCGGCGAGGCCGACGCCATGCGCCGCACCACGCGGTTCTACCGCCGCCACTGCATCTCCACCTACAGCATCCACGACAGCGACGGCATGTGCGCCGACCTGGGCTCCGCCACGCTCCGCAAGGCCAACTGGATCGCCGAGCTCTTCGCGCCATACAACAACAAGGACTACAAGGAACAGTGA